The Phycisphaerales bacterium AB-hyl4 genome includes a window with the following:
- a CDS encoding SDR family NAD(P)-dependent oxidoreductase: protein MADDTGKVAIVTGASSGIGAETAVLLAEAGYHLALLARRADRLDQVALRIADEVPDAPGSVIALPTDVTDPQAITRAGEAVLERFGRVDALVNCAGNAPLLPIDKITPEIYRDTIDANLGATVLLTATLWPTFKKQRAAVVVNVSSMSSIDPFPGFAMYAAAKIGVNMFTQCTATEGAKLGIQAVAIAPGAVETPMLRQNFSEKVLPREATLDPVEIAEVIRDCILGRRDFKPGETIVVDGK, encoded by the coding sequence ATGGCAGATGACACAGGTAAAGTCGCGATTGTCACCGGTGCCAGCAGCGGCATCGGCGCGGAGACAGCCGTGCTGCTCGCCGAAGCAGGCTACCACCTCGCCCTGCTCGCCAGGCGGGCCGACCGACTCGATCAGGTCGCCCTCCGCATCGCCGACGAAGTGCCCGACGCGCCTGGCTCGGTCATCGCCTTGCCCACCGACGTCACCGACCCCCAGGCCATCACCCGCGCCGGCGAAGCCGTGCTCGAACGCTTCGGCCGAGTCGACGCGCTCGTCAACTGCGCAGGCAACGCACCGCTGCTGCCCATCGACAAGATCACCCCCGAAATCTACCGCGACACCATCGACGCCAACCTCGGCGCGACCGTCCTGCTCACCGCCACACTCTGGCCCACCTTCAAGAAGCAGCGCGCCGCCGTCGTCGTCAACGTCTCATCCATGTCCAGCATCGACCCGTTCCCCGGCTTCGCGATGTACGCCGCAGCCAAGATCGGCGTCAACATGTTCACCCAATGCACCGCCACCGAAGGCGCGAAGCTCGGTATCCAAGCCGTCGCCATCGCGCCCGGCGCCGTCGAAACCCCCATGCTTCGCCAGAACTTCTCCGAAAAGGTCCTCCCCCGCGAAGCCACGCTCGACCCCGTCGAAATCGCCGAAGTCATCCGCGACTGCATCCTCGGCCGACGCGATTTCAAGCCCGGCGAAACCATCGTCGTCGACGGCAAATGA
- a CDS encoding SIS domain-containing protein codes for MPTSDIRSTFHTNLADARDLFAAAEQLAPDLERAAAVLRDALLAGNKLLCCGNGGSAADSAHFTAEIAGRYKLERPGYPAIDLTAEHSLVTALINDYPPAQLFARQLHAHGKPGDVLVAFTTSGNSENVRLALQAARERNVHTIAFLGKAGGQCKGLATVELIVPHDTTARIQELHLLLYHTLCEWLDPQLT; via the coding sequence ATGCCCACCTCCGACATCCGTTCAACCTTCCACACCAACCTCGCCGACGCCCGCGACCTCTTCGCCGCCGCCGAGCAGCTCGCCCCCGACCTCGAACGCGCCGCCGCCGTCCTTCGCGACGCCCTGCTCGCCGGCAACAAACTGCTTTGCTGCGGCAACGGCGGCAGCGCTGCCGACAGCGCCCACTTCACCGCCGAGATCGCCGGCCGATACAAGCTCGAACGCCCCGGCTATCCCGCCATCGACCTCACCGCCGAGCACTCGCTCGTCACCGCACTCATCAACGACTATCCCCCCGCCCAGCTCTTCGCCCGCCAGCTCCACGCACACGGCAAGCCCGGCGACGTCCTCGTCGCATTCACCACCTCAGGCAACAGCGAAAACGTACGACTCGCCCTGCAAGCCGCACGCGAACGCAACGTCCACACCATCGCCTTCCTCGGCAAAGCCGGCGGCCAATGCAAAGGCCTCGCCACTGTCGAATTGATCGTCCCCCACGACACCACCGCCCGCATCCAGGAACTGCACCTGCTGCTCTACCACACCCTCTGCGAATGGCTCGACCCCCAACTCACCTGA
- a CDS encoding aminodeoxychorismate/anthranilate synthase component II, with amino-acid sequence MILLIDNYDSFTYNLVQRIGELDPTLDLRVYRNDKITVDEARKLNPERIIVSPGPCTPREGGVSNDIIKAFAGQLPLLGVCLGHQCIAHTHGMTVDRNHRLMHGKTSPVHHDGKTIFQGLSNPFTATRYHSLTILPDTFDHERFEKSAWTEEGEIMALRAKPDVFGPAPLEGVQFHPESFLTTEGPHLLANFLGLPAPTAPTT; translated from the coding sequence ATGATCCTCCTGATCGACAACTACGACAGCTTCACCTACAACCTCGTCCAGCGCATCGGCGAGCTCGACCCCACGCTCGACCTGCGCGTCTATCGCAACGACAAGATCACCGTCGACGAGGCCCGCAAGCTCAACCCCGAACGCATCATCGTCTCCCCCGGCCCCTGCACCCCACGCGAAGGCGGCGTCTCCAACGACATCATCAAAGCCTTCGCAGGCCAGCTCCCCCTCCTCGGCGTCTGCCTCGGACATCAGTGCATCGCACACACCCACGGCATGACCGTCGACCGCAACCACCGCCTCATGCACGGCAAAACATCACCCGTCCACCACGATGGCAAAACCATCTTCCAAGGACTCTCCAACCCCTTCACCGCCACCCGCTATCACAGCCTCACCATCCTCCCCGACACCTTCGACCACGAACGCTTCGAAAAGTCCGCATGGACCGAAGAAGGCGAGATCATGGCCCTCCGCGCCAAGCCCGACGTCTTCGGCCCCGCACCGCTCGAAGGCGTCCAGTTCCATCCCGAAAGCTTCCTCACCACCGAGGGCCCCCACCTGCTCGCCAACTTCCTCGGCCTCCCCGCGCCCACCGCTCCCACGACCTGA
- a CDS encoding SDR family NAD(P)-dependent oxidoreductase — MSSDIASDTSKQAPLAIVTGATGGIGACVARRLSGRGYRVALLGRNMARLAELEGELATGPGCVSLAVDLSQREARADALAGLLSEHGPAEVLVNNAGYNTYQRFAEMSAEAYADITEVNYNAAVELTRMVLPTMLERRRGWVVNVASVSTRMGPWGHSGYAAAKSALIAMTQSLAAEHAGSGVHFTYVSPGIVDTGYYSGPTMGGLWRSVRKHAISPDRVAIGIERLLDRPRLALSVPAHYRVLDWIVALSPALGHRLVASQSRPNGKAAPARGDG, encoded by the coding sequence ATGAGCAGCGACATAGCCAGCGATACAAGCAAACAGGCACCACTGGCCATCGTCACCGGGGCGACAGGGGGCATCGGCGCGTGCGTGGCGAGGCGGCTGTCGGGGCGCGGTTATCGCGTGGCGCTGCTGGGGCGGAACATGGCGCGGTTGGCGGAACTGGAGGGCGAGCTGGCGACGGGGCCGGGGTGTGTGAGTCTTGCGGTTGACTTGAGTCAGCGCGAGGCCCGCGCGGACGCGTTGGCGGGACTGCTGAGCGAGCATGGGCCGGCCGAGGTGCTGGTGAACAACGCGGGGTACAACACATATCAGCGGTTTGCGGAGATGTCTGCCGAGGCGTACGCGGACATTACGGAGGTGAACTACAACGCGGCGGTGGAGCTGACGCGGATGGTGCTGCCGACGATGTTGGAGCGGCGGCGGGGGTGGGTGGTGAATGTTGCGTCGGTGTCGACGCGGATGGGGCCCTGGGGCCATTCAGGTTATGCGGCGGCGAAGTCGGCGTTGATTGCGATGACGCAAAGCCTCGCGGCGGAGCATGCGGGCAGCGGTGTGCACTTTACGTATGTGAGTCCGGGGATTGTGGACACGGGCTATTACAGCGGGCCGACGATGGGGGGGCTGTGGCGATCGGTGCGAAAGCATGCGATATCGCCGGACCGCGTGGCGATTGGGATCGAGCGGTTGCTCGATCGGCCACGGCTGGCGTTGTCCGTGCCAGCGCATTATCGCGTGCTGGACTGGATCGTCGCGCTGAGCCCGGCGTTGGGGCATCGGCTGGTGGCGTCGCAGAGTCGGCCGAACGGCAAAGCGGCGCCTGCGCGGGGCGACGGTTAA
- the pyrE gene encoding orotate phosphoribosyltransferase: protein MNDDQLIQRICDTALLRGEFTLRSGRKSNYYLDKYLFETQPDILQSLGRKFAEHVDDNVDRLAGAELGGIPLVTATAIATGKPTVLIRNQKKDYGTAKQLEGKLEQGDRILIVEDVATTGGQVLEAAKVLEAAGAKIVKIVAVIDREEGARENIEAAGYAFASLFTKASLGINE, encoded by the coding sequence ATGAACGACGACCAACTCATCCAGCGGATCTGCGACACGGCCCTGCTGCGCGGCGAGTTCACTCTCCGCAGCGGCCGCAAGAGCAACTACTACCTCGACAAGTACCTCTTCGAAACGCAGCCGGACATTCTGCAATCGCTCGGCCGAAAGTTCGCCGAACACGTCGATGACAACGTCGACCGCCTCGCCGGCGCGGAACTCGGCGGCATCCCGCTCGTCACCGCCACCGCCATCGCCACCGGCAAGCCCACCGTCCTCATTCGCAACCAGAAGAAAGACTACGGCACCGCCAAGCAACTCGAAGGCAAACTCGAGCAAGGCGACCGCATCCTCATCGTCGAAGACGTCGCCACCACCGGCGGCCAGGTCCTCGAAGCCGCCAAGGTCCTCGAAGCCGCCGGCGCGAAAATCGTCAAGATCGTCGCCGTCATCGACCGCGAAGAGGGCGCACGCGAAAACATCGAGGCCGCCGGCTACGCCTTCGCCAGCCTCTTCACCAAGGCCTCGCTTGGCATCAACGAATAA
- a CDS encoding SDR family NAD(P)-dependent oxidoreductase: MARELAGKVIFITGASSGIGAATARLCIAAGMNVALFARREAKLRELAGELDATGERVLVVAGSVERDEDIAEALEQTVQRFGRLDAVFANAGYGLCMSVMGMTDEQHHGIFETNYFGTVRTLRAAVPLLRQTADGLKHVLVCSSAASEISLPLYGAYAATKAAQDSIAGALRAELSGEGFSVTTVHPVGTKTEFFSTAGRLSNRKIEDDTPNTPAMFAQTAEQVARPIVRALRRPRPEVWPMMPVRFGLAMATAFPRLAAWAMRRQYRENVDG; this comes from the coding sequence ATGGCAAGGGAACTGGCTGGAAAAGTGATATTCATCACGGGCGCGAGCAGCGGCATTGGCGCGGCGACGGCGCGGCTGTGCATCGCGGCGGGGATGAATGTGGCGTTGTTCGCTCGGCGTGAGGCGAAGCTGCGCGAGCTGGCGGGCGAGCTGGACGCGACGGGTGAGCGTGTGCTGGTGGTGGCGGGCAGCGTTGAGCGTGATGAAGACATCGCCGAGGCGCTGGAGCAGACGGTGCAGCGGTTCGGTCGGCTGGATGCGGTGTTTGCCAACGCCGGCTACGGGCTTTGCATGTCTGTCATGGGCATGACCGACGAGCAGCATCATGGCATTTTCGAAACGAACTACTTCGGCACGGTGCGTACGCTTCGCGCGGCGGTGCCGCTGCTTCGGCAGACGGCGGACGGGTTGAAGCATGTGCTGGTGTGCAGCTCGGCGGCGAGCGAGATCAGCCTGCCGCTGTACGGCGCGTATGCGGCGACGAAAGCGGCGCAGGACTCGATCGCGGGCGCGCTGCGGGCTGAGTTGAGCGGCGAAGGTTTTTCGGTGACGACGGTGCACCCGGTGGGGACGAAGACGGAGTTTTTCAGTACGGCCGGTCGGCTGTCGAATCGGAAGATCGAGGACGACACGCCGAACACGCCGGCGATGTTTGCGCAGACGGCGGAGCAGGTGGCGCGGCCGATCGTGCGGGCGTTGCGTCGTCCGCGGCCGGAGGTGTGGCCGATGATGCCGGTGCGTTTCGGGCTGGCGATGGCGACGGCGTTTCCGCGGCTGGCGGCGTGGGCGATGCGTCGGCAGTATCGGGAAAACGTCGATGGGTGA
- a CDS encoding NfeD family protein — MLTITLLTLAQAGQQQPQPADETNFVVWGIVLITIAIGLFFIEIFVPSGGLIGIASAVALVGGIICLFLDSAVLGLIGATFAMLALPFAIGFAIKIWPNTPIGRALSLKSDDDAEQTDDDGTSLPPHPAARDVNGLVVGAKGRAVTDLRPVGTCVFDGKREECLAAAGTIASGSQVHIVAIDGMHVKVRRTDN, encoded by the coding sequence ATGCTCACCATCACCCTGCTCACACTCGCCCAGGCCGGCCAACAGCAGCCGCAGCCTGCCGACGAAACCAACTTCGTCGTCTGGGGCATCGTGCTGATCACCATCGCCATCGGCCTGTTTTTCATCGAAATCTTCGTGCCCTCCGGCGGCCTCATCGGTATCGCCTCGGCGGTCGCACTCGTCGGCGGCATCATCTGCCTCTTCCTCGACTCCGCCGTGCTGGGCCTGATCGGGGCCACCTTCGCCATGCTCGCGCTGCCGTTCGCCATCGGCTTCGCCATCAAGATATGGCCCAACACGCCCATCGGCCGGGCGCTCTCACTCAAATCCGACGATGACGCCGAGCAGACCGACGACGACGGCACGTCCCTGCCGCCCCACCCCGCCGCGCGAGACGTCAACGGCCTCGTCGTCGGTGCGAAAGGCCGAGCCGTCACCGACCTGCGACCCGTCGGCACATGCGTGTTCGACGGCAAGCGCGAAGAATGCCTCGCCGCCGCCGGCACGATCGCCTCCGGCTCACAAGTCCACATCGTCGCCATCGACGGCATGCACGTAAAAGTCCGCCGCACCGACAACTGA
- a CDS encoding GspE/PulE family protein codes for MSSSVFGSRGQPTPPNLARQFTARLQSRNFDSDPAGNMEALSDALLNDACRERVSDVHLMPAGDMMRIRFRVDGDLIDAAQVSQAMGERVINHFRAIGDIDTSHLFRPVESRLTYMLDNEELDLRLAVTPCMGGEAMVIRVLHPETVQQNIDSLGLIDSDLQRVSDWLDTASGMLLVSGPTGSGKTTTVYALLHELKQLRRSIYTIEEPVEYQIPGICQIEVDVDHGLDFATGLRSLLRMDSDFLMVGEVRDHRTADAALDAAVRGRTLMSTIHSRDVSGVITTLRNWDIQNHEIAAAVTLVIAQRLVRKLCPECRKEKRPTEEQLRWLRSAGVENVRGVFHKGGCDHCHGLGHLGRTGIFEVWQVDEDDYEAVLAGKDERAIQRDLLDRGHRTMLRDGLEKAEMGIISLDELRRVPDLLPHRRPGSMDIAAEATEPVGSSQADE; via the coding sequence ATGAGTAGTTCTGTATTTGGATCAAGAGGTCAACCGACGCCACCGAATCTTGCTCGGCAATTCACAGCCAGGCTCCAGTCGCGAAATTTTGATTCGGACCCCGCTGGCAATATGGAGGCGCTGTCGGACGCGTTGCTCAACGACGCTTGTCGCGAGCGCGTTTCCGACGTTCACCTCATGCCGGCGGGCGACATGATGCGTATCCGCTTCCGCGTTGACGGGGACCTGATCGACGCGGCGCAGGTTTCGCAGGCGATGGGCGAACGCGTGATCAATCACTTTCGCGCGATCGGCGACATCGACACCAGTCACCTGTTCCGCCCGGTGGAGAGTCGGCTTACGTACATGCTCGACAATGAAGAGCTGGACCTTCGCCTGGCGGTGACGCCTTGCATGGGCGGCGAGGCGATGGTCATTCGCGTGCTGCATCCGGAAACCGTGCAGCAGAACATCGACAGCCTCGGCCTGATCGACAGCGACCTACAGCGTGTCAGCGACTGGCTCGACACCGCGTCGGGCATGCTGCTGGTCTCCGGACCGACCGGCAGCGGCAAGACCACGACCGTCTACGCGCTGCTGCACGAGCTCAAGCAGCTTCGCCGAAGTATTTACACGATCGAAGAGCCTGTCGAGTATCAGATCCCCGGCATCTGTCAGATTGAGGTCGACGTCGACCACGGGTTGGATTTCGCCACCGGCCTGCGATCGCTGTTGCGGATGGATTCGGATTTTCTCATGGTCGGCGAGGTGCGTGACCATCGCACGGCCGACGCCGCGCTCGACGCCGCAGTGCGCGGCCGAACGCTGATGAGCACCATCCACAGCCGCGATGTCAGCGGCGTGATCACCACGCTGCGCAACTGGGACATCCAGAACCACGAGATCGCCGCGGCGGTTACGCTCGTCATCGCCCAGCGACTCGTGCGCAAGCTCTGCCCGGAATGTCGTAAAGAGAAACGCCCGACGGAAGAGCAACTGCGCTGGCTGCGATCCGCTGGCGTGGAAAACGTACGCGGTGTGTTTCACAAGGGCGGCTGCGATCATTGTCATGGCCTGGGCCACCTCGGCCGAACCGGCATTTTTGAAGTCTGGCAGGTTGACGAGGACGATTACGAAGCCGTGCTCGCCGGCAAGGACGAACGCGCGATTCAGCGCGACCTGCTCGATCGCGGCCATCGCACGATGCTTCGCGATGGGCTGGAAAAAGCGGAGATGGGCATCATCAGCCTTGACGAGCTTCGGCGTGTGCCCGACCTGCTGCCACACCGTCGGCCGGGCTCGATGGACATCGCCGCGGAGGCGACCGAACCGGTCGGCTCATCGCAAGCCGACGAGTGA
- a CDS encoding AAA family ATPase: MSDDLTRDELAAFDGIGERWAELRSQLQRVIVGQDEAIDTLLTALLCQSHVLVVGVPGLAKTLLVRTLAAAVDLAFKRIQFTPDLMPSDIIGTELIQEDPATGERRLRFMPGPLFAQLLLADEINRTPPRTQAALLEAMAEHQVTAAGQTRPLDEPFVVVATQNPIEQEGTYPLPEAQLDRFLFSLWMDYPTKAAEKRIVAESPRIASESIQPVMSAEQLVRDASLVWRMPVSEHVVDVAVSLARATRPGDADASATVRQYVGWGAGPRAGQALVHAAKAAAAMAGEPTPSTAHVKAVAMHVLRHRVLLNYAAAGEGVDVKQIIDTVVAEADF, encoded by the coding sequence ATGTCCGACGACCTCACGCGCGACGAACTGGCCGCCTTCGACGGCATCGGCGAACGCTGGGCCGAGCTGCGCTCACAGCTCCAACGCGTCATCGTCGGCCAGGACGAAGCCATCGACACGCTGCTCACCGCACTGCTTTGCCAAAGCCACGTGCTTGTCGTCGGCGTGCCGGGGCTGGCCAAGACACTGCTCGTCCGCACGCTCGCCGCGGCGGTCGACCTCGCCTTCAAACGCATCCAGTTCACGCCCGACCTCATGCCGTCGGACATCATCGGCACAGAGCTGATTCAGGAAGACCCGGCCACGGGCGAGCGTCGGCTACGTTTCATGCCCGGCCCGTTGTTCGCCCAACTACTGCTGGCCGACGAAATCAACCGCACGCCGCCACGGACGCAGGCCGCGTTGCTGGAGGCGATGGCGGAGCATCAGGTCACCGCCGCGGGTCAGACGCGCCCGCTCGACGAGCCGTTCGTCGTGGTCGCCACGCAAAACCCCATCGAGCAGGAGGGCACATATCCGCTGCCTGAAGCGCAGCTCGATCGATTTCTGTTCAGCCTGTGGATGGACTACCCGACAAAGGCAGCGGAGAAGCGGATCGTCGCCGAGTCGCCGCGCATCGCAAGCGAGTCGATTCAGCCGGTGATGTCGGCCGAGCAACTGGTGCGTGACGCGTCGCTGGTCTGGCGGATGCCGGTCAGCGAGCATGTGGTCGACGTGGCGGTGTCACTGGCGCGGGCGACACGGCCGGGCGACGCCGACGCCTCGGCGACCGTGCGACAGTACGTCGGCTGGGGGGCGGGGCCGCGCGCCGGCCAGGCGCTGGTGCACGCGGCGAAGGCGGCCGCCGCCATGGCAGGCGAGCCCACGCCGAGCACCGCTCATGTCAAAGCGGTGGCGATGCACGTGCTGCGTCATCGCGTGCTGCTGAACTACGCCGCCGCGGGCGAGGGCGTCGATGTCAAACAGATCATCGACACGGTGGTGGCGGAGGCTGATTTCTAA